One part of the Sphingopyxis sp. PAMC25046 genome encodes these proteins:
- a CDS encoding sulfotransferase: MFSRTPSTATDITPPPDEQALRKAAARSPDSAHAHAALASFLCDAGRVEEALAHADRQIQSWPSRIWPLSIKAAILSGERRAADAIDVHRILVDTAPGIPLLWANYGSDLAALGDVDEAALAFRNAIGLAPDFGPAWLGLALLPVAAASEADIAAMENGLARARDPYHKVQILFALGRGYGARGAYDRSFEKYAEANALRSTLVRHDGAGLAAFVDAHRNLEPYFSETAQAHPPASAGAIFIVGMPRSGSTLVEQILAGHPEVEAMGELLALREVATAAGAFASPDAFVRRLQTLGQAEAMQLGADYLARMGRYRRTDRPRFTDKMPANWRFVALIRRILPDARIIDVRRDPLGCCFSAYTTYFNRHTDFPNTLGELGRYYRQYLRMMDMVGSPAVGKIYRLDYARLVSDTAPEISALLDFLRLPFAAACLAPEKMRRAIYTPSAQQVRAPVRRAESRLQGYMPWLGPLQAALDAEE; encoded by the coding sequence ATGTTCTCGCGCACGCCGTCGACGGCAACCGACATAACGCCCCCGCCCGACGAGCAGGCGCTTCGCAAAGCGGCCGCGCGAAGTCCGGACTCGGCGCACGCGCATGCCGCGCTCGCTTCCTTCCTGTGCGACGCCGGCCGCGTCGAAGAGGCACTGGCCCATGCCGATCGCCAGATTCAAAGCTGGCCCTCGCGCATCTGGCCGCTGTCGATCAAGGCTGCCATTCTGTCCGGCGAGCGGCGCGCGGCGGACGCGATCGACGTCCACCGGATTCTGGTTGATACAGCCCCCGGCATCCCCCTGCTGTGGGCCAATTACGGCAGCGACCTCGCGGCCCTCGGCGACGTCGACGAAGCCGCCCTCGCCTTTCGCAATGCGATCGGCCTTGCACCCGACTTCGGGCCCGCGTGGCTCGGACTTGCCCTTCTGCCCGTTGCGGCCGCCAGCGAGGCCGATATCGCGGCGATGGAAAACGGCCTCGCCCGCGCGCGCGATCCCTATCACAAGGTCCAGATCCTCTTCGCGCTCGGCCGCGGTTATGGGGCGCGCGGGGCTTATGACAGGTCCTTCGAAAAATACGCCGAAGCCAACGCCCTCCGCAGCACGCTCGTTCGCCACGACGGAGCGGGGCTCGCCGCCTTCGTCGACGCGCACCGGAATCTGGAGCCATATTTCTCCGAAACGGCACAGGCTCATCCTCCCGCATCGGCGGGGGCCATCTTCATTGTTGGCATGCCGCGTTCGGGATCGACGCTCGTGGAGCAGATTCTTGCCGGCCATCCCGAGGTCGAAGCGATGGGCGAGCTGCTTGCGCTTCGCGAAGTCGCCACCGCGGCGGGCGCCTTTGCGTCACCCGATGCCTTTGTCCGCCGCCTGCAGACATTGGGGCAAGCCGAGGCCATGCAACTCGGTGCAGACTATCTGGCGAGGATGGGTCGCTATCGCCGGACCGACCGCCCCCGCTTCACCGACAAGATGCCGGCCAACTGGCGCTTCGTCGCGCTCATTCGCCGCATTCTCCCGGACGCGCGGATCATCGACGTGCGGCGCGATCCGCTCGGCTGCTGCTTTTCGGCCTATACGACCTATTTCAACCGCCACACGGACTTTCCCAATACGCTCGGCGAACTGGGGCGATACTACCGGCAATATCTCCGGATGATGGACATGGTGGGCAGTCCTGCAGTCGGCAAAATCTACCGGCTCGATTATGCGCGCCTGGTATCGGATACTGCGCCGGAGATATCCGCGCTGCTCGATTTTCTGCGCCTTCCCTTTGCGGCCGCCTGTCTTGCGCCCGAGAAAATGCGGCGCGCCATATACACGCCGAGCGCCCAACAGGTCCGCGCGCCCGTCCGCCGCGCCGAAAGCCGCCTGCAAGGCTATATGCCTTGGCTCGGCCCGCTACAAGCGGCCCTCGACGCCGAGGAATAG
- a CDS encoding TetR/AcrR family transcriptional regulator has protein sequence MTAARIDRETLFRQVWDAPLHEVAKSLGMTAGGAAKLCDRLQVPRPNRNYWRLPAAERRDARPAYLPSLKSPETPGGEAAPANGPAGRRRLPIEARRAQMLGIAGRICLEEGIDEVSLNRVAREAGISEAQAHNCFARRIDMLSALARREIDEYERSRRGVVLRGRDRNTQIVMSTVNYLSEAGRRGALLQTLLLEPEVREIMREEFERTRISVSKPIVQAMASSYGMSEEEAFGSNWIVTAISLRAGSLVSAGRLTTENAIRLCLPMVMGSIRSHAKAHPRSRDT, from the coding sequence TTGACCGCCGCCCGGATCGACCGCGAAACGCTGTTTCGGCAGGTGTGGGACGCGCCGCTCCACGAGGTTGCCAAATCGCTCGGCATGACAGCGGGCGGCGCGGCAAAGCTTTGCGACCGGTTGCAGGTGCCGCGGCCGAACCGCAACTACTGGCGCCTTCCGGCGGCCGAGCGACGCGACGCGCGACCGGCATATCTGCCTTCGCTCAAGTCGCCCGAAACGCCCGGCGGCGAGGCGGCGCCGGCCAACGGACCGGCCGGACGGCGGCGGCTGCCGATCGAGGCGCGGCGCGCGCAGATGCTCGGCATCGCCGGCCGCATCTGCCTCGAGGAAGGGATCGACGAAGTCAGCCTCAACCGCGTCGCGCGCGAGGCGGGCATTTCCGAAGCGCAGGCGCATAATTGCTTCGCGCGGCGGATCGACATGTTGTCGGCGCTCGCGCGCCGCGAGATCGACGAATATGAACGTTCGCGGCGCGGCGTCGTGCTGCGCGGGCGCGACCGCAACACCCAGATCGTCATGTCGACGGTCAATTATCTGAGCGAGGCCGGGCGCCGCGGCGCGCTGCTCCAGACATTGCTCCTCGAACCCGAAGTGCGCGAGATCATGCGCGAGGAATTCGAGCGGACGCGTATCTCGGTTTCGAAGCCGATCGTCCAGGCGATGGCATCGAGCTATGGCATGAGCGAGGAAGAAGCGTTTGGTAGCAACTGGATCGTCACCGCGATCAGCCTGCGCGCGGGCAGCCTTGTTTCGGCGGGACGCCTCACCACCGAAAATGCGATCCGCCTCTGCCTGCCGATGGTGATGGGCAGCATCCGGAGCCACGCCAAGGCGCATCCCCGCAGCCGCGACACCTAG
- a CDS encoding TetR/AcrR family transcriptional regulator translates to MDDMGQRGEGQARMKAADRAVMMVEEADRQINLRRSARISPADIAGDLGTSRSLVYSYFADPAALLRAVLDRHAGQLAAAGIEEAVARPDFASAMTDCSLIYLDHVVQHGAAIELCFRDKWLARNLDGAMRTLGNSIYRRLARKAQRELNYSAHDALGIVQILQAVPEEGARLVRNGEVSFAMAQGLCRRLIAASIDELRPSN, encoded by the coding sequence ATGGACGATATGGGGCAACGGGGCGAAGGCCAGGCGCGCATGAAGGCGGCCGACCGCGCGGTGATGATGGTCGAGGAAGCCGACCGGCAGATCAACCTGCGCCGCAGCGCGCGCATCTCGCCCGCCGACATCGCGGGCGACCTCGGCACCAGCCGCTCGCTCGTCTATTCCTATTTCGCCGATCCGGCGGCGCTGCTGCGCGCGGTGCTCGACCGGCACGCCGGGCAGCTCGCGGCCGCCGGGATAGAGGAGGCCGTCGCGCGCCCCGATTTCGCCTCGGCGATGACCGACTGTTCGCTGATCTATCTGGACCATGTCGTCCAGCATGGCGCGGCGATCGAACTTTGCTTTCGCGACAAATGGCTGGCGCGTAACCTCGACGGGGCGATGCGCACGCTCGGCAACAGCATCTATCGCCGTCTGGCGCGCAAGGCGCAGCGCGAACTCAACTATTCGGCGCACGACGCACTCGGGATCGTCCAGATCTTGCAGGCCGTTCCCGAAGAGGGGGCGCGGCTCGTCCGCAACGGCGAGGTATCGTTCGCGATGGCGCAGGGGCTGTGCCGCCGCCTGATCGCGGCGTCGATCGACGAACTCCGTCCGTCGAACTAG
- a CDS encoding MFS transporter, whose product MARGADAKSETVAGEGREAAAGAKMPFGARLAYGSGAISTAVKNAAFAYLLLYYNQVVGIPAAIVSTAIAATLIIDALVDPLIGRWSDMTRSRIGRRHPFILGSAIPTAIFFILLWFPPAGLTDVQTGIWIFAVASLTRVAVSAYDIPSTAMVPELTRDYAERTKLFSLRFWFGYAGTFAFVALSLSLFFVKTSEHPVGQLNPDGYVKFAFAGGFAMMLAILACGLGTLGQVARMRQADAPEPVRLGMMGHVREIGTAFRHRSFLAIFAFGVLKFTAIGMASAMAIYFNTYIFDLSAKQVALLALEAVTAATLAAPLAPVFSRRLGKKRTAMWMAILGILINNLPLALVYFGLFFPIGHPMVVPTLLVFGTIGGGFIAISLINTSSMLADVVEDYAVKSGKHLSGVFFSASSFMQQCSAALGVFVAGLVLTWSAFPEKANPANVTRAMELSLLVHYVPTIVSLWLAGCLFLLFYDIDQDRHRANIEKLRALEAEENARRLQDAGVTSPTF is encoded by the coding sequence ATGGCGCGAGGCGCGGACGCGAAGAGCGAAACGGTCGCTGGCGAAGGCCGCGAGGCGGCCGCCGGCGCGAAAATGCCGTTCGGGGCACGGCTGGCCTATGGCAGCGGGGCGATCTCGACCGCGGTCAAGAACGCTGCCTTCGCCTATCTTCTTCTCTATTATAATCAGGTGGTGGGGATTCCCGCGGCGATCGTCTCGACCGCAATCGCGGCGACCTTGATTATCGATGCGCTCGTCGACCCGCTGATCGGGCGCTGGTCCGACATGACGCGTTCGCGAATCGGCCGGCGCCATCCGTTCATTCTCGGCTCGGCGATCCCCACCGCGATCTTCTTCATCCTGCTGTGGTTCCCCCCCGCCGGGCTGACCGACGTCCAGACCGGGATATGGATTTTTGCCGTCGCGTCGCTGACGCGTGTCGCGGTCAGCGCCTACGACATTCCCTCGACCGCGATGGTACCCGAACTGACCCGCGATTATGCCGAGCGCACCAAGCTGTTCTCGCTGCGCTTCTGGTTCGGCTATGCCGGCACCTTCGCCTTCGTCGCGCTCAGCCTGTCGCTCTTTTTCGTCAAGACGTCCGAGCATCCCGTGGGCCAGCTCAATCCCGACGGCTATGTCAAATTCGCCTTTGCGGGCGGGTTCGCGATGATGCTCGCGATCCTCGCGTGCGGGCTAGGGACATTGGGGCAGGTCGCGCGCATGCGCCAGGCCGACGCGCCCGAACCGGTCCGCCTCGGCATGATGGGGCATGTGCGCGAGATCGGCACCGCCTTCCGCCACCGGAGCTTCCTCGCGATCTTCGCCTTCGGCGTCCTGAAATTCACCGCGATCGGCATGGCGAGCGCGATGGCGATCTATTTCAACACCTATATCTTCGACCTCTCGGCCAAGCAGGTCGCGCTGCTCGCGCTCGAAGCGGTGACGGCAGCGACGCTGGCAGCGCCGCTCGCGCCGGTCTTTTCGCGCAGGCTCGGCAAGAAGCGGACGGCGATGTGGATGGCGATCCTCGGTATCCTGATCAACAACCTGCCGCTCGCGCTCGTCTATTTCGGCCTCTTCTTTCCGATCGGGCACCCGATGGTCGTCCCGACGCTGCTCGTCTTTGGCACGATCGGCGGCGGCTTCATCGCCATCTCGCTCATCAACACCAGTTCGATGCTGGCCGATGTGGTCGAGGATTATGCCGTCAAATCGGGAAAACATCTGTCGGGGGTCTTCTTCTCGGCCTCGAGCTTCATGCAGCAATGTTCGGCGGCGCTCGGGGTGTTCGTCGCGGGGCTCGTCCTCACCTGGTCGGCTTTCCCCGAAAAGGCGAACCCGGCCAATGTCACGCGCGCCATGGAGCTGTCGCTCCTCGTCCATTATGTGCCGACGATCGTCAGTCTGTGGCTCGCCGGTTGCCTGTTCCTGCTCTTTTACGACATCGATCAGGACCGGCATCGGGCGAATATCGAAAAACTTCGCGCGCTCGAGGCGGAAGAGAATGCGCGCCGGCTGCAGGATGCCGGCGTGACCTCGCCGACCTTTTGA
- a CDS encoding TonB-dependent receptor, producing the protein MRKGTLATSVSLTICAVLGAGMPAAAMAETAADEGAARTADHSPADIIVTARKRAENVQDVSESITVVSGESIDTLQIVQPSDLTRIAPALTFRDNPIPTSSGFAVRGIGTSTFSSTVEQSVSTVVDGVVLGQPQSAASLIDISRVEVLEGPQGLLFGKNASAGLVNIVTNTPRLGSLAAEASVTFGTDGELRNSGILNVPIGDTLAVRLVGFRNRTDGFIRNKFLNQDYNGEKNYGFRGKLLFEPSDNVSLLVSADYAKDTSVCCFSTARTLGANANLANYFDIYGVVPGPDNLDVVAGKPFGTYPGAPLRAYKGASAELNVDLGGIELTSITAYRKNHYILDFDGDQTPLDRFDYNGGDYDYRQFSQELRLASPAGQTIEWLAGLFYFRSTNDVFYQAGGRLLGPAPLPLVVAVIETDFRSKSLAGFGSVTWNASDALRLRVGGRLTRDDLKARRIAYDLPGALPGSSAIIGSVAGDTTETGRTTNFSWKVTGEYDVAPDVMVYANVARGYKGPGLASSGIITPGVDPIIRPEKVWAYDLGIKASFLDNRATFNAALFYEDFTDFQTQIYDTSTNPPGFRTTNAGGLKTKGVQAQFSIRPADGLTLSANGIYVDAEYQDLDGLSCPYAWTVPTPSNGCRIVAGRPVIDASGNRLANAPKFKFNLAANYEAPIDDGVNLLLATDYSWRSDEQFSANGDPTTIQPAFGIWNGSVGLSLGDGKWELRAFVRNLLDKQYVTLLAPNSADTSGGYAQYLSRYSQRQVGVTMRVRLGN; encoded by the coding sequence ATGCGTAAAGGGACGCTTGCGACTTCTGTCAGCCTGACCATCTGCGCGGTCCTTGGCGCGGGAATGCCCGCAGCAGCAATGGCCGAAACGGCCGCCGACGAAGGCGCGGCTCGCACAGCGGATCACAGCCCTGCGGATATCATCGTCACCGCCCGCAAACGGGCCGAGAATGTCCAGGACGTCTCCGAATCGATCACGGTCGTTAGTGGTGAGTCTATCGATACGCTGCAGATCGTTCAGCCGAGCGACCTGACCCGGATCGCGCCCGCCCTCACCTTTCGCGACAATCCGATCCCCACCTCGTCGGGCTTCGCCGTGCGCGGCATCGGCACCTCGACCTTTTCCTCGACCGTCGAACAGAGCGTATCGACCGTCGTCGACGGCGTCGTGCTCGGCCAGCCGCAGTCCGCCGCGTCGCTGATCGACATCAGCCGCGTCGAGGTGCTCGAAGGGCCGCAGGGCCTGCTGTTCGGCAAGAACGCCTCGGCGGGGCTCGTCAACATCGTCACCAACACGCCGCGCCTCGGCAGCCTCGCCGCCGAGGCATCGGTCACGTTCGGCACCGATGGCGAACTCCGGAACAGCGGCATCCTCAACGTCCCGATCGGCGACACGCTGGCCGTGCGCCTCGTCGGCTTTCGCAACCGCACCGACGGCTTCATTCGCAACAAATTCCTGAACCAGGATTATAACGGCGAGAAGAACTACGGCTTTCGCGGCAAGCTGCTCTTCGAGCCGTCGGACAATGTCAGCCTCCTCGTCTCGGCCGATTATGCGAAGGACACGTCGGTCTGCTGCTTCTCGACCGCGCGGACGCTGGGCGCCAACGCCAACCTCGCCAATTATTTCGACATTTATGGCGTGGTGCCCGGTCCCGACAATCTCGACGTCGTCGCGGGCAAGCCGTTCGGCACCTATCCCGGCGCGCCGCTGCGTGCCTACAAGGGCGCGAGCGCCGAGCTGAACGTCGATCTCGGCGGGATCGAGCTGACCTCGATCACCGCCTATCGCAAGAATCATTATATTCTCGACTTCGACGGCGACCAGACCCCGCTCGACCGGTTCGACTATAATGGCGGTGACTATGACTATCGCCAGTTCAGCCAGGAACTGCGCCTCGCTTCGCCCGCGGGGCAGACGATCGAATGGCTCGCCGGCCTCTTCTATTTCCGCAGCACCAACGACGTCTTCTACCAGGCGGGCGGGCGCCTCCTCGGCCCCGCGCCACTCCCGCTCGTCGTCGCGGTGATCGAAACCGACTTCCGGTCGAAAAGCCTTGCCGGCTTCGGCTCGGTGACGTGGAATGCGTCCGACGCGCTGCGTCTGCGCGTCGGCGGCCGCCTGACCCGCGACGACCTCAAGGCACGCCGCATCGCATACGATCTCCCCGGCGCGCTGCCCGGATCATCGGCGATCATCGGCAGCGTCGCGGGCGACACGACCGAGACGGGGCGGACGACCAACTTCTCGTGGAAAGTCACGGGCGAGTATGACGTCGCGCCCGATGTCATGGTCTATGCCAATGTCGCACGCGGCTACAAGGGCCCCGGCCTCGCATCCAGCGGCATCATCACGCCCGGCGTCGATCCGATCATCCGGCCCGAAAAGGTCTGGGCCTATGACCTCGGGATCAAGGCGAGCTTCCTCGACAATCGCGCGACCTTCAACGCTGCGCTCTTCTATGAAGATTTCACCGACTTCCAGACGCAGATCTACGACACCAGCACCAACCCGCCGGGCTTCCGCACCACCAATGCCGGCGGGCTCAAGACCAAGGGCGTGCAGGCGCAATTCTCGATCCGTCCCGCCGACGGCCTGACGCTCAGCGCCAACGGCATTTATGTCGATGCCGAATATCAGGACCTCGACGGCCTGTCCTGCCCCTATGCCTGGACCGTGCCGACGCCCTCGAACGGATGCCGGATCGTCGCGGGGCGCCCCGTGATCGATGCCTCGGGCAACCGCCTCGCCAACGCGCCGAAATTCAAGTTCAACCTCGCCGCCAATTATGAGGCACCGATCGACGACGGCGTCAACCTGCTGCTCGCGACCGATTATTCGTGGCGCAGCGACGAGCAATTCTCGGCCAATGGCGATCCGACGACGATCCAGCCGGCTTTCGGAATCTGGAACGGCTCGGTCGGGCTGTCGCTGGGCGACGGCAAGTGGGAATTGCGCGCCTTCGTCCGCAACCTGCTCGACAAGCAATATGTGACGCTGCTCGCCCCCAACTCGGCCGACACCTCGGGCGGCTATGCGCAATATCTCTCGCGCTACAGCCAGCGGCAGGTCGGCGTGACGATGCGCGTTCGCCTCGGCAATTGA
- a CDS encoding amidohydrolase family protein, with product MAFAYGRVINDADSHTMETDDWIHEFLDDRLREKFGALYKADKSGRVVGMIDKAKARATDAEAEAAAAENPIAGDKGWLAFGAFDAGERTRMLDQYGFVSQLVFTTACLAGMARAETPEDKYAIARAANMAQQKFSNGDKRLVNVAYIPLDDPEMAFAEARRAIDAGAGAVGIAPMPSGDRSPGHPDHDRFWQMLSDRKIPFMVHIGTGTKTQPKGYHNNGRERSADLHGGGENLRFDDFTALCFAPQEFLTAMVYDGIFHRFPDLRGGVIESGAGWVPDFLRRIDYAYKSFSRTDKYLQTLDKLPSDYIRRAVKFTPFPGEDVGQMIADAGPELFMFSSDYPHPEGTKDPVGKFEKSLDGVDEAVKDMFYRTNYDAMMNYSSDASLAAA from the coding sequence GTGGCTTTTGCATATGGCCGCGTCATCAATGACGCTGACAGTCACACCATGGAAACCGACGACTGGATCCATGAATTTCTCGACGACCGCCTGCGCGAGAAATTCGGCGCGCTTTACAAGGCCGACAAGTCGGGCCGCGTCGTCGGCATGATCGACAAGGCGAAGGCACGCGCGACCGATGCCGAAGCCGAGGCCGCCGCCGCCGAAAATCCGATCGCCGGCGACAAGGGCTGGCTCGCCTTCGGCGCCTTCGACGCCGGCGAACGCACGCGCATGCTCGACCAATATGGCTTCGTCAGCCAGCTCGTCTTCACCACCGCCTGCCTCGCCGGCATGGCGCGCGCCGAAACGCCCGAAGATAAATATGCCATCGCGCGCGCGGCCAATATGGCGCAGCAGAAATTTTCGAACGGCGACAAGCGCCTCGTCAACGTCGCCTATATTCCGCTCGACGATCCCGAAATGGCCTTCGCCGAAGCCAGGCGCGCGATCGACGCGGGTGCGGGTGCGGTCGGCATTGCACCGATGCCGAGCGGAGATCGTTCGCCGGGACACCCCGATCACGACCGCTTCTGGCAGATGCTGTCGGACCGCAAGATCCCGTTCATGGTCCACATCGGCACAGGCACCAAGACGCAGCCGAAAGGCTATCACAACAACGGCCGCGAACGCTCGGCCGACCTCCACGGCGGCGGCGAGAATCTGCGCTTCGACGATTTCACCGCGCTCTGCTTCGCGCCGCAGGAATTCCTGACCGCGATGGTCTATGATGGCATCTTCCACCGCTTTCCCGACCTGCGCGGCGGCGTGATCGAGTCGGGCGCGGGATGGGTTCCGGATTTCCTGCGCCGCATCGATTATGCGTATAAGAGCTTCTCGCGCACCGACAAATATCTGCAGACCCTCGACAAGCTGCCGTCGGACTATATCCGCCGCGCGGTCAAGTTCACGCCCTTCCCGGGCGAGGACGTCGGCCAGATGATCGCCGACGCAGGCCCCGAGCTTTTCATGTTCTCGAGCGACTATCCGCATCCCGAAGGGACCAAGGATCCCGTCGGCAAGTTCGAAAAGTCGCTCGACGGCGTCGACGAGGCGGTCAAGGACATGTTCTATCGCACCAACTACGACGCGATGATGAACTATAGCTCGGACGCCTCGCTGGCGGCGGCATGA
- a CDS encoding AMP-binding protein, which produces MTDSAVAEAAPVEPTAEELFALAGKGMLFSHWARRNGDRAALLSPRGNRSFAELNGNANRLLAHFRAAGLVPGDGVALLCGNIPQFIETYLACQRGGLRLTPINWHLSPREASYILTDCEAKAWVVQGEFVDLTAPAPTRDVATRLTTGVARAGFDSYTHALDRQEPADPADPIIGTVMLYTSGTTGQPKGVVRQNPIILMPQRENSLCDYRDGDLNLLCGPAYHGGPLTFDIAFAIASGIPLLMMERFDAAEWLSLVGKYRVTHSHMVSTMFRRLLALPEEVRETADLSSLKRIFHGAAPTSPEVKRAMIDWFGPVLHEYYGATEASPGIGITSEDWLKKPGSVGRIPEGSLTSVRDADGNVCAPGELGFVSFPYNPATSPSYFRAPEKNAETFGRSHYSVGDLGYVDADGYLYLTGRSAEVIISGGVNIYPQEVDNALAGHPAVREVCTVGVPNEEWGEEVKAVVALADGFAASPELERHLLAYARERLAAFKRPRSIDFVETIPHSEAGKVLRAEVRRRFWATATRQI; this is translated from the coding sequence ATGACCGATAGCGCGGTGGCCGAAGCGGCCCCGGTAGAACCGACCGCCGAAGAGCTTTTCGCTCTTGCCGGAAAGGGCATGTTGTTCAGCCATTGGGCGCGCCGCAATGGCGATCGGGCCGCGCTCCTGTCGCCGCGCGGCAATCGCAGCTTCGCCGAACTCAACGGCAACGCCAACCGGCTGCTTGCGCATTTCCGCGCGGCCGGTCTGGTGCCCGGCGACGGCGTCGCGCTTCTCTGCGGCAATATCCCCCAATTCATCGAAACCTATCTCGCCTGCCAGCGCGGCGGCCTCCGCCTGACCCCGATCAACTGGCATCTTTCGCCGCGCGAGGCCTCCTATATCCTGACCGATTGCGAGGCGAAGGCGTGGGTCGTCCAGGGCGAGTTCGTCGACCTGACCGCGCCCGCGCCGACAAGGGATGTCGCGACGCGCTTGACGACCGGCGTCGCGCGCGCGGGTTTCGACAGCTATACACACGCGCTCGACCGGCAGGAACCCGCCGATCCGGCCGACCCGATCATCGGCACCGTCATGCTCTACACTTCGGGAACCACCGGCCAGCCGAAAGGCGTGGTGCGGCAGAACCCGATCATATTGATGCCGCAACGCGAGAACAGCCTCTGCGATTATCGCGACGGCGATCTCAACCTGCTCTGCGGCCCCGCCTATCACGGCGGCCCGCTGACCTTCGACATCGCCTTTGCGATCGCGTCGGGAATTCCGCTGCTGATGATGGAGCGTTTCGACGCCGCGGAATGGCTGTCTCTCGTCGGCAAATATCGCGTCACCCATTCGCATATGGTGAGCACGATGTTCCGCCGCCTTCTCGCGCTGCCGGAAGAGGTGCGCGAGACCGCCGACCTGTCGAGCCTGAAGCGCATCTTCCATGGCGCCGCGCCCACCTCGCCCGAGGTCAAGCGTGCGATGATCGACTGGTTCGGGCCCGTCCTCCACGAATATTATGGCGCGACGGAGGCCTCGCCGGGGATCGGCATCACGTCGGAGGATTGGCTCAAGAAGCCCGGCAGCGTCGGCCGCATCCCCGAGGGCTCGCTGACGTCGGTCCGCGACGCCGACGGCAATGTCTGCGCGCCCGGCGAGCTCGGCTTCGTCAGCTTTCCCTATAATCCGGCGACCAGCCCCAGCTATTTCCGCGCGCCCGAAAAGAACGCCGAAACCTTCGGCCGCAGCCATTACAGCGTCGGCGACCTCGGCTATGTCGACGCGGACGGCTATCTCTATCTCACCGGCCGCTCGGCCGAGGTAATCATCTCGGGCGGGGTCAACATCTACCCGCAGGAAGTCGACAATGCACTCGCCGGCCATCCCGCGGTGCGCGAGGTCTGCACCGTCGGCGTGCCGAACGAGGAGTGGGGCGAAGAAGTGAAGGCGGTGGTCGCGCTCGCCGACGGCTTCGCGGCCTCACCCGAACTCGAACGCCACCTACTCGCTTATGCGCGCGAACGTCTCGCCGCGTTCAAACGACCGCGCTCGATCGATTTCGTCGAGACGATTCCGCACAGCGAAGCGGGCAAGGTCCTCCGCGCCGAGGTCCGCCGCCGCTTTTGGGCGACCGCGACCCGGCAGATCTGA
- a CDS encoding flavin reductase family protein, whose translation MIPSLDAFRESMARLAATVHIVTAEVEGQRHGMTMTAACSLSVDPMSMILSIDRGSATHGAIIASRRLCLNMLAPGDDALAMRFSGALGHREDRFAEGDWLCRPGAPPLLRSAAAALQCDLVEAHGFGTHSVLLCAVRDVQLGAGEAALVYANRRYGAVHHTEQTGV comes from the coding sequence ATGATCCCCAGCCTCGACGCGTTTCGCGAATCGATGGCGCGGCTCGCTGCGACCGTCCATATCGTCACCGCCGAGGTCGAGGGGCAACGCCACGGCATGACGATGACCGCGGCCTGCTCGCTGTCGGTCGATCCGATGTCGATGATCCTCTCGATCGATCGCGGATCGGCGACGCACGGCGCGATCATTGCATCGCGGCGCCTTTGCCTCAACATGCTCGCCCCCGGCGACGATGCGCTGGCGATGCGCTTCTCGGGCGCGCTCGGGCATCGCGAAGACCGCTTCGCCGAAGGCGACTGGCTCTGCCGTCCGGGCGCGCCGCCGCTGCTGCGCAGTGCCGCTGCGGCGCTGCAATGCGACCTCGTCGAGGCGCATGGCTTCGGCACGCACAGCGTCCTGCTCTGCGCGGTTCGCGACGTGCAACTGGGCGCGGGCGAGGCCGCGCTCGTTTACGCCAATCGGCGCTACGGCGCCGTCCATCACACCGAACAGACAGGGGTTTGA
- a CDS encoding VOC family protein, with protein sequence MPADEIVIETAPAFYKIFVADLDRSIDFYSVCLGFREQRRIDAGKFDEVILAPAKQGASVVLCRWKDGRAIDRGAAQGPTGYFVADVDRISARMIDRGAQTALGPVDYAGMRIAVLTDPDGHQIELLARSPATSPE encoded by the coding sequence ATGCCAGCAGACGAAATCGTCATCGAGACCGCGCCCGCCTTCTACAAGATTTTCGTCGCCGACCTCGACCGCTCGATCGACTTCTATTCGGTCTGCCTCGGCTTTCGCGAACAGCGGCGGATCGACGCGGGCAAGTTCGACGAAGTCATCCTCGCTCCGGCCAAACAGGGTGCCAGCGTCGTGCTCTGCCGCTGGAAGGACGGCCGCGCGATCGACCGCGGTGCGGCACAGGGGCCGACGGGCTATTTCGTCGCCGACGTCGACAGGATTTCAGCCCGGATGATCGACCGCGGCGCCCAAACCGCGCTTGGTCCGGTCGATTATGCCGGGATGCGGATCGCCGTCCTGACCGATCCCGATGGCCACCAGATCGAGCTGCTGGCGCGCAGCCCGGCGACTTCGCCCGAATAG